The proteins below are encoded in one region of Micromonospora sp. DSM 45708:
- a CDS encoding HNH endonuclease family protein: protein MSRTLRATAISLAAIVATTLGLAQPAPAAGYSASLTTAVASLPVATEVRTGYSRDLFPHWIDADGDGCHTRNEVLYTEATTKPTISGTCTLSGGRWYSYYDDATWTATGDLDIDHVVPLAEAWDSGARNWSTSRRQAYANDLGDARALAAVTDNVNQAKGDQDPATWLPPYASARCRYVGEWVAVKIRWRLTVDSAEKSALSSWANNCPAATISVTYAY, encoded by the coding sequence ATGTCCCGCACCCTGCGCGCCACGGCCATCAGCCTCGCCGCGATCGTGGCCACCACCCTCGGCCTCGCCCAGCCCGCCCCCGCCGCCGGTTACTCCGCGTCGCTCACCACCGCGGTCGCCAGCCTGCCGGTCGCCACCGAGGTCCGCACCGGCTACAGCCGTGACCTGTTCCCGCACTGGATCGACGCCGACGGCGACGGCTGCCACACCCGCAACGAGGTGCTCTACACCGAGGCCACCACGAAGCCCACCATCAGCGGCACCTGCACGCTCTCCGGCGGCCGGTGGTACTCCTACTACGACGACGCCACCTGGACGGCCACCGGCGACCTGGACATCGACCACGTGGTCCCGCTCGCCGAAGCCTGGGACTCCGGCGCCCGCAACTGGTCCACCAGCCGCCGCCAGGCGTACGCGAACGACCTGGGTGACGCGCGCGCCCTGGCCGCGGTGACCGACAACGTCAACCAGGCCAAGGGCGACCAGGACCCGGCCACCTGGCTGCCGCCGTACGCCTCGGCCCGCTGCCGCTACGTCGGCGAGTGGGTGGCGGTCAAGATCCGCTGGCGGCTCACCGTGGACAGCGCGGAGAAGAGCGCGCTGTCCAGTTGGGCGAACAACTGCCCGGCGGCCACCATCTCGGTCACCTACGCGTACTGA
- a CDS encoding YnfA family protein — MTVARSILLFLVAALAEIGGAWLVWQGWRENRGLLWIAGGIIALGVYGFVATFQPDPNFGRILAAYGGVFVAGSLAWGMVVDKFRPDRYDLVGAAICLVGVAVIMYAPRAS; from the coding sequence ATGACCGTCGCCCGTTCGATCCTGCTGTTCCTGGTCGCCGCGCTGGCCGAGATCGGCGGCGCCTGGCTGGTCTGGCAGGGCTGGCGGGAGAACCGTGGGCTGCTCTGGATCGCGGGCGGGATCATCGCGCTGGGCGTCTACGGCTTCGTGGCCACGTTCCAGCCCGACCCGAACTTCGGGCGCATCCTGGCCGCCTACGGCGGCGTCTTCGTCGCCGGGTCGCTGGCCTGGGGCATGGTCGTCGACAAGTTCCGGCCCGACCGCTACGACCTGGTCGGCGCGGCCATCTGCCTGGTCGGCGTCGCGGTCATCATGTACGCGCCGCGCGCGAGCTGA
- a CDS encoding alpha/beta hydrolase family protein, with translation MLFLPQTGELSFRHGDDVLVGDLVRPPWPGPYPAVVFVEGSGPGGRDQRDWQTRLAAAGFASLAYDKPGSGASTGNWTRQRLTDRADETLAGVNALRARSDVRADAVALIGGSQGGWVAPLAASRSPAAVAAVVSVSGPGVGVVAQEEYRLGRQLTATGFTADDARQALALFQEQIDRVRAGDDPAAVHAAQARWHEAPWYALLAGTSPASIAFLAGIADHDPEPALAALRCPLLAIFGADDVQVPVEASVRALDRILVDARHTDHTIVVFPGADHGIRVRGVRAPGFDELVVTWLQHRLSPPPRQLRA, from the coding sequence ATGCTGTTCCTTCCACAGACCGGGGAGCTGTCGTTCCGGCACGGCGACGACGTGCTCGTCGGCGACCTGGTCCGGCCACCCTGGCCGGGGCCGTACCCGGCGGTGGTCTTCGTCGAGGGCTCCGGGCCCGGCGGGCGTGACCAGCGGGACTGGCAGACCCGGCTGGCCGCCGCCGGCTTCGCCAGCCTCGCCTACGACAAGCCGGGTTCCGGAGCGTCCACCGGCAACTGGACCCGGCAGCGGCTGACCGACCGGGCCGACGAGACCCTGGCCGGGGTGAACGCGCTGCGGGCACGGTCGGACGTGCGCGCGGACGCGGTCGCGCTGATCGGCGGCAGCCAGGGTGGATGGGTGGCGCCGCTCGCCGCGTCCCGCTCCCCGGCCGCCGTCGCCGCGGTGGTGAGCGTGTCCGGTCCCGGCGTCGGCGTGGTGGCGCAGGAGGAGTACCGGCTGGGTCGCCAACTCACCGCGACGGGCTTCACCGCCGACGACGCCCGTCAGGCGCTGGCCCTGTTCCAGGAGCAGATCGATCGGGTTCGGGCCGGCGACGACCCGGCCGCTGTGCACGCCGCGCAGGCTCGATGGCACGAGGCGCCCTGGTACGCGTTGCTCGCCGGCACCTCGCCCGCCTCGATCGCCTTCCTCGCCGGCATCGCCGACCACGACCCGGAGCCGGCGCTCGCCGCCCTGCGCTGCCCGTTGCTGGCGATCTTCGGCGCCGACGACGTGCAGGTCCCGGTCGAGGCCAGCGTGCGCGCCCTCGACCGGATCCTCGTCGACGCCCGGCACACCGACCACACGATCGTGGTGTTCCCGGGCGCCGACCACGGCATCCGGGTACGGGGCGTGCGGGCGCCCGGCTTCGACGAGTTGGTCGTGACCTGGCTCCAGCACCGGCTCTCCCCACCGCCGCGACAACTTCGCGCCTGA
- a CDS encoding alpha/beta fold hydrolase, translated as MMKNAWTGNVSVEDTALAVTDTGGAGVPVLYLNGQFATQGYWRRVIADLGDGWRHITYDERARGRSQRSADYSFAAAVRDVDAVLAARGVDRALLVGWSYGAVVGAHWAERNPDRTVGAVLVDGAFPYDWLDEAMELRIRKLFKRMGWFTPLLRPTGLTPRMSAAQQAESNIELGRLSRERELGPVLDRITVPVRYVVASGTSLGSRGDEQERIRAGLDAVTARNPNIRISAKVASNHGALLKKDAPAIVAAVREVAALDDVATTDR; from the coding sequence ATGATGAAGAACGCGTGGACCGGGAACGTGTCCGTCGAGGACACCGCCCTGGCGGTCACCGACACCGGCGGCGCCGGCGTCCCCGTGCTGTACCTCAACGGCCAGTTCGCCACCCAGGGCTACTGGCGGCGGGTCATCGCCGACCTGGGCGACGGCTGGCGGCACATCACCTACGACGAACGGGCCCGCGGCCGGTCGCAGCGGTCGGCGGACTACTCCTTCGCCGCCGCCGTCCGCGACGTCGACGCCGTGCTCGCGGCGCGGGGCGTGGACCGGGCGCTGCTGGTGGGCTGGTCCTACGGCGCCGTCGTCGGCGCGCACTGGGCCGAGCGCAACCCCGACCGTACGGTGGGCGCGGTCCTGGTCGACGGCGCGTTTCCCTACGACTGGCTCGACGAGGCCATGGAACTGCGGATTCGAAAGCTGTTCAAGCGGATGGGCTGGTTCACGCCGCTGCTGCGCCCCACCGGCCTGACCCCGCGGATGAGCGCCGCGCAACAGGCCGAGAGCAACATCGAGCTCGGCCGGCTGTCCCGGGAACGCGAACTGGGCCCGGTGCTCGACCGGATCACCGTCCCGGTGCGGTACGTGGTCGCCTCGGGCACGTCTCTCGGCAGCCGCGGCGACGAGCAGGAACGGATCCGCGCCGGGCTCGACGCGGTGACCGCCCGCAACCCGAACATCCGGATCAGCGCGAAGGTCGCCAGCAACCACGGCGCGCTGCTCAAGAAGGACGCCCCGGCCATCGTCGCGGCCGTCCGCGAGGTCGCCGCCCTCGACGACGTGGCGACGACCGACCGGTGA
- a CDS encoding DUF4097 family beta strand repeat-containing protein — protein sequence MPTFATPAPISAVLDVPAGRIQVIAADRADTSVEVRPADAARSRDARSAEQAVVSYADGVLRIHVPEPANRIIGAPGSVEVTVQMPAGSDLQATSGAVEVRGVGRLGDVTVDGAYRQVKIDEAASVHLTATDGDVEVGRLTGAAEISTARGDIRIAEAVRGTVVLRTRSGDITVAAASGVPATLDAGTDHGRVSNALRNDGAAVLDIRATTSHGDITARSL from the coding sequence GTGCCGACGTTCGCCACCCCCGCCCCCATCTCCGCCGTCCTGGACGTCCCCGCCGGGCGTATCCAGGTCATCGCCGCGGACCGCGCCGACACCAGCGTCGAGGTCCGACCCGCGGACGCCGCCCGCAGCCGTGACGCCCGCAGCGCGGAGCAGGCGGTCGTCAGCTACGCCGACGGCGTCCTGCGGATCCACGTCCCCGAGCCCGCCAACCGGATCATCGGTGCCCCCGGGTCCGTCGAGGTCACCGTGCAGATGCCCGCCGGCTCCGACCTCCAGGCCACCTCCGGCGCCGTCGAGGTACGCGGCGTCGGCCGCCTCGGCGACGTCACCGTCGACGGCGCGTACCGGCAGGTCAAGATCGACGAGGCCGCGAGCGTGCACCTGACGGCGACCGACGGCGACGTCGAGGTCGGCCGGCTCACCGGCGCGGCGGAGATCAGCACCGCGCGGGGTGACATCCGGATCGCCGAGGCGGTACGCGGCACGGTCGTGCTCCGCACCCGCTCCGGCGACATCACCGTCGCCGCCGCCAGCGGTGTCCCGGCCACCCTGGACGCCGGCACCGACCACGGCCGCGTCAGCAACGCCCTGCGCAACGACGGCGCCGCCGTGCTCGACATCCGGGCCACCACCTCGCACGGCGACATCACCGCCCGCAGCCTCTGA
- a CDS encoding helix-turn-helix domain-containing protein codes for MPGGRLTQQERQRIASGLAESLAYAEIARRLDRPTSTITREVMRNGGPTAYRAELAHRATERRARRRTTAAPRGSASLSQPRGRDAEALTEYEETLTTVLLASGLPTMAARVLTCLFTSDEGSLTAADLTRHLQVSPASVSKAIAFLAGQSLVRRERDDSRRERYVVDDDLFYQATIASARANDQLVAVARQGVALLGPDTPAAARLENIARFLDFISENITRAAAQARDILRTAPRAPGDDMPDGEPARD; via the coding sequence GTGCCGGGAGGCAGACTCACCCAGCAGGAACGCCAGCGGATCGCGTCGGGGCTCGCCGAGAGCCTCGCCTACGCGGAGATCGCCCGACGACTCGACCGTCCGACCTCCACGATCACCCGGGAGGTGATGCGCAACGGCGGCCCCACCGCCTACCGCGCCGAGCTGGCCCACCGCGCCACCGAACGTCGCGCCCGGCGGCGCACGACCGCCGCCCCGCGGGGGTCGGCGTCACTCTCCCAGCCGCGAGGGCGCGACGCCGAGGCCTTGACCGAGTACGAGGAGACGCTGACCACCGTCCTCCTGGCCTCGGGCCTGCCGACGATGGCGGCCCGGGTCCTGACCTGCCTGTTCACCAGCGACGAGGGCAGCCTCACCGCGGCCGACCTCACCCGGCACCTCCAGGTCAGCCCCGCCTCCGTCTCCAAGGCGATCGCCTTCCTCGCGGGGCAGAGCCTGGTCCGCCGGGAACGCGACGACAGTCGCCGGGAGCGCTACGTCGTCGACGACGACCTCTTCTACCAGGCGACGATCGCCAGCGCACGGGCCAACGACCAGCTCGTCGCCGTCGCCCGCCAGGGCGTCGCCCTGCTCGGACCCGACACCCCGGCCGCCGCCCGGCTGGAGAACATCGCCCGCTTCCTCGACTTCATCAGCGAGAACATCACCCGCGCCGCCGCACAGGCCCGCGACATCCTCCGCACCGCTCCCCGGGCGCCCGGGGACGACATGCCGGACGGTGAGCCCGCGCGCGACTAG
- a CDS encoding FAD-binding oxidoreductase: MHDISRRKLLQATAAVGAGAVVAPAVFGGPAQAVTGTDGSGAPIWAECPPAQLTGRIVRFGDPDYPTASLGWDELFVRNPLVIVFAQNTQDVVNALAWSRQNDVALRVRSGRHSLEGWSNVDNGIVIDVSELKSADINRPALTARVGAGLNQLEAVTALAQQGLAVTTGTEGSVGLSGATLGGGFGFLTRWLGMACDNLIGAEIVVASGANGAKAIEVDLRNRRDLLWALRGAGNGNFGIVTSLTYRVAPLRGVAYLQATWSGLDDLREVFDRWQRTAPFTDVRLGSQLEIHKSQLLLFGVLAEGTEAEVRRLLEPVLSVGAPQVTVQIGGWGDIYAGFQVPTQDEPANWKFFSQFTRQPFPPEAIEIIRSFMAVAPTDASNFFTQAFGVGAQAQQPVGGSAFPHRDAIFYSEPGAGWGTRGVPDSGDALTPAAQAWIAEFSQALRPYVDGAYVNVPNIGMQEWETAYWGPNVERLRRIKAMYDPHNVFQYEQSIPPASC; encoded by the coding sequence ATGCATGACATTTCGCGCCGCAAGCTGCTCCAGGCGACGGCCGCCGTGGGTGCCGGGGCGGTCGTCGCGCCGGCCGTGTTCGGCGGCCCCGCCCAGGCGGTCACCGGTACCGACGGCTCCGGGGCGCCCATCTGGGCCGAGTGCCCGCCGGCGCAGCTGACCGGCCGCATCGTGCGGTTCGGCGACCCCGACTATCCGACCGCGAGCCTCGGCTGGGACGAGTTGTTCGTCCGCAACCCGCTGGTCATCGTGTTCGCGCAGAACACCCAGGACGTGGTGAACGCCCTCGCCTGGTCGCGGCAGAACGACGTCGCGCTGCGGGTACGCAGCGGCCGGCACAGCCTTGAGGGCTGGTCGAACGTGGACAACGGCATCGTGATCGACGTCAGCGAGCTGAAGTCGGCCGACATCAACCGGCCCGCGCTCACCGCGCGCGTCGGCGCCGGGCTCAACCAGTTGGAGGCGGTCACCGCGCTCGCCCAGCAGGGTCTGGCGGTGACGACCGGCACGGAGGGCAGCGTGGGCCTGTCCGGGGCGACCCTGGGCGGGGGTTTCGGCTTCCTCACCCGGTGGCTCGGTATGGCCTGCGACAACCTGATCGGGGCGGAGATCGTCGTCGCGTCCGGGGCGAACGGCGCCAAGGCGATCGAGGTGGATCTGCGGAACCGCCGGGACCTGCTCTGGGCGTTGCGCGGGGCGGGTAACGGCAACTTCGGCATCGTCACCTCGCTGACCTACCGGGTGGCTCCGCTGCGCGGCGTCGCCTACCTTCAGGCGACCTGGTCGGGCCTGGACGACCTGCGGGAGGTCTTCGACCGGTGGCAGCGCACCGCGCCGTTCACCGACGTCCGCCTCGGCTCCCAGTTGGAGATCCACAAGTCGCAGCTCCTGCTGTTCGGCGTGCTCGCCGAGGGCACCGAGGCGGAGGTGCGGAGGCTGCTGGAGCCGGTCCTGTCGGTCGGCGCCCCGCAGGTCACCGTGCAGATCGGCGGGTGGGGCGACATCTACGCCGGGTTCCAGGTCCCGACTCAGGACGAGCCCGCGAACTGGAAGTTCTTCTCCCAGTTCACCCGCCAACCGTTCCCGCCCGAGGCGATCGAGATCATCCGCTCGTTCATGGCGGTCGCGCCCACCGATGCCAGCAACTTCTTCACCCAGGCGTTCGGTGTCGGCGCGCAGGCGCAGCAGCCGGTCGGCGGCTCGGCGTTCCCGCACCGCGACGCGATCTTCTACTCCGAGCCCGGCGCCGGCTGGGGGACCCGCGGCGTGCCGGACAGCGGCGACGCCCTCACCCCGGCCGCCCAGGCGTGGATCGCCGAGTTCAGCCAGGCGCTGCGTCCGTACGTGGACGGCGCCTACGTCAACGTGCCGAACATCGGCATGCAGGAGTGGGAGACCGCGTACTGGGGGCCGAACGTCGAGCGCCTCCGCAGGATCAAGGCGATGTACGACCCGCACAACGTCTTCCAGTACGAGCAGAGCATCCCGCCCGCGTCCTGCTGA
- a CDS encoding HD domain-containing protein — translation MTPLADHAAQLAGRCLAVALPRRWKHVRAVGLKAERLGRLVGEDAQLLAAAGWLHDVGYAPAVADTGFHALDGARWLLRQGFPPRLAGLVAHHSCASYEAEVRGMKPDLMAEFPFEESPTSDALWYADMTTGPGFGPTTVMLARAHTALDLGAGHDAVAWHEKACTRDGWRWLAAEHRAGHLVQAARAYLQIDQPARAGRALADAAHLAPDELRHRPHARAVLSEVVRSPHAPVTVIQLAATLGVT, via the coding sequence GTGACCCCTCTGGCTGACCACGCCGCGCAGCTTGCGGGGCGATGCCTGGCCGTGGCGCTCCCGCGCAGGTGGAAGCATGTGCGCGCCGTCGGTCTGAAGGCTGAGCGCCTTGGCCGGCTGGTCGGGGAGGACGCGCAACTGCTCGCCGCCGCCGGGTGGCTGCATGACGTCGGCTATGCCCCGGCCGTCGCGGACACCGGCTTCCACGCGCTCGACGGTGCCCGATGGCTGCTCCGCCAGGGCTTCCCCCCGCGTCTGGCGGGCCTGGTCGCTCATCACTCCTGCGCGTCGTACGAGGCCGAGGTGAGAGGGATGAAGCCTGACCTCATGGCGGAGTTCCCCTTCGAGGAGTCACCGACATCCGACGCTCTCTGGTACGCCGACATGACGACCGGGCCCGGCTTCGGGCCGACAACCGTCATGCTGGCTCGGGCACACACGGCCCTCGACCTGGGAGCCGGCCATGACGCGGTCGCCTGGCACGAGAAGGCCTGCACCCGTGACGGCTGGCGGTGGCTGGCCGCTGAGCACCGCGCCGGCCACCTCGTGCAGGCCGCCCGGGCGTACCTTCAGATCGACCAACCGGCCCGCGCGGGCCGCGCTCTGGCCGACGCCGCTCACCTCGCACCGGACGAACTGCGTCATCGGCCACACGCCCGCGCGGTGCTCTCGGAGGTGGTCCGCAGTCCCCACGCCCCGGTCACCGTCATCCAGCTCGCCGCGACCCTCGGCGTGACCTGA
- the metH gene encoding methionine synthase — protein MGTMLQAADLTIDDFDGLEGCNEILNVTRPDVVRGVHDAYLAAGADCVETNTFGANLPNLAEYGIAERIRELSEAAARIAREAADAHATPERPRFVLGSMGPGTKLPTLGHASYASLRDAYQENAAGLIAGGADALIIETCQDLLQVKAAVVGSKRARDAAGRDVPIICQVAVETTGTMLLGSEIGAALTAIEPLGVDLIGLNCSTGPAEMGEHLRYLSRHSRIPVSVMPNAGLPVLTADGAYFPLGPQEMADALEQFVDDYGVGLIGGCCGTTPEHIRVLVERLGGRRPSAREPEPEAGVSSIYHHVPFAQDASVLMVGERTNANGSKAFREAMLAGDWQACVEIARNQARDGSHLLDLCVDYVGRNGTQDMRELAGRFATASTLPIVLDSTEPAVIEAGLEMLGGRCVVNSVNFEDGDGPDSRYARVMPVVKEHGAAVVALLIDEEGQARTREWKVRVASRLIDDLTSRWGMRREDILIDALTFPIATGQEETRRDGIETIEAIREIVARYPGVNFTAGISNVSFGLNPAARQVLNSVFLHECVQAGLTSAIVHASKILPMSRIPDAQREVALDLVYDRRREGYDPVQRFIEAFEGVDAASARATRAEELAALPLEERLKRRIIDGERNGLEADLDTAMAEGRTPLSIINDLLLDGMKVVGELFGSGQMQLPFVLQSAEVMKTAVAYLEPHMEKADDDGKGRIVLATVKGDVHDIGKNLVDIILSNNGYDVVNIGIKQPINAILDAAEEHRADAIGMSGLLVKSTVIMKENLAEMASRGVAERWPVLLGGAALTRAYVEDDLRAIYPGQVHYARDAFEGLSLMDRVMTAKRAGAPVVDPEREAALAARRERRERQRAQVREALPELDDASVRSDVAVQQAVPTPPFLGTRVVKGVPLADYAALLDERATFLGQWGLRGARGGTGPTYEELVETEGRPRLRYWLDRLIADQVLEAAVVYGYFPAYSEGNDLVVLDENGHSERARFSFPRQRQERRLCLADFFRPKGDQLDVVALQLVTVGQPISEYTAKMFAANEYRDYLEVHGLSVQLTEALAEYWHRRIRSELVLPGGGTVADDDPADLAGLLRTDYRGCRYAFGYPACPDLEDRAKIVQLLGAARIGVQLSEEFQLVPEQATDAIVVHHPEANYFNAK, from the coding sequence ATGGGGACGATGCTCCAGGCCGCTGATCTCACGATCGACGACTTCGACGGCCTCGAGGGCTGCAACGAGATTCTCAACGTCACCCGGCCGGACGTGGTCCGCGGCGTGCACGACGCCTACCTGGCCGCCGGCGCGGACTGCGTGGAGACCAACACGTTCGGCGCCAACCTGCCGAACCTCGCCGAGTACGGCATCGCCGAGCGCATCCGGGAGCTGTCCGAGGCCGCCGCGCGGATCGCCCGTGAGGCCGCCGACGCGCACGCGACGCCGGAGCGGCCCCGGTTCGTGCTCGGCTCGATGGGGCCGGGCACCAAGCTGCCCACGCTGGGCCACGCGAGCTACGCCTCGCTGCGCGACGCGTACCAGGAGAACGCCGCCGGCCTCATCGCCGGCGGGGCGGACGCGCTGATCATCGAAACCTGCCAGGACCTGCTCCAGGTCAAGGCCGCGGTGGTCGGCTCGAAGCGGGCCCGTGACGCCGCCGGCCGGGACGTGCCGATCATCTGCCAGGTGGCCGTGGAGACCACCGGCACCATGCTGCTGGGCAGCGAGATCGGCGCGGCGCTGACCGCGATCGAGCCGCTCGGCGTCGACCTGATCGGGCTCAACTGCTCCACCGGCCCGGCCGAGATGGGTGAGCACCTGCGCTACCTGTCCCGGCACTCACGCATCCCGGTGTCCGTGATGCCGAACGCCGGCCTGCCGGTGCTGACCGCCGACGGGGCGTACTTCCCGCTCGGCCCGCAGGAGATGGCCGACGCGCTGGAGCAGTTCGTCGACGACTACGGCGTGGGCCTGATCGGCGGCTGCTGCGGCACCACGCCGGAGCACATCCGGGTGCTGGTGGAACGGCTCGGCGGACGGCGTCCGTCGGCCCGGGAGCCCGAGCCGGAGGCGGGCGTCTCCTCGATCTACCACCACGTGCCGTTCGCCCAGGACGCCAGCGTCCTGATGGTGGGGGAGCGGACCAACGCCAACGGCTCGAAGGCGTTCCGCGAGGCGATGCTCGCCGGCGACTGGCAGGCCTGTGTGGAGATCGCCCGCAACCAGGCCCGGGACGGCTCGCACCTGCTCGACCTCTGCGTCGACTACGTCGGCCGCAACGGCACGCAGGACATGCGGGAGCTGGCCGGCCGGTTCGCCACCGCGTCCACGCTGCCGATCGTGCTGGACTCCACCGAGCCGGCGGTGATCGAGGCGGGCCTGGAGATGCTCGGCGGCCGGTGCGTGGTCAACTCCGTCAACTTCGAGGACGGCGACGGCCCCGACTCCCGCTACGCGCGGGTCATGCCGGTGGTGAAGGAGCACGGCGCCGCCGTGGTGGCGCTGCTCATCGACGAGGAGGGCCAGGCGCGCACCCGGGAGTGGAAGGTCCGGGTGGCCAGCCGGCTGATCGACGACCTGACCAGCCGCTGGGGGATGCGCCGGGAGGACATCCTCATCGACGCGTTGACGTTCCCGATCGCCACCGGGCAGGAGGAGACGCGCCGCGACGGCATCGAGACGATCGAGGCGATCCGGGAGATCGTCGCCCGCTATCCGGGGGTGAACTTCACCGCCGGCATCTCGAACGTCTCGTTCGGGCTCAACCCGGCGGCCCGGCAGGTGCTCAACTCGGTGTTCCTGCACGAGTGCGTCCAGGCCGGTCTGACCTCGGCCATCGTGCACGCCAGCAAGATCCTGCCGATGTCGAGGATCCCGGACGCGCAGCGCGAGGTGGCGCTCGACCTGGTCTACGACCGCCGCCGCGAGGGCTACGACCCGGTGCAGCGGTTCATCGAGGCGTTCGAGGGCGTCGACGCGGCGTCGGCGCGCGCCACCCGGGCCGAGGAGCTGGCCGCGCTGCCGTTGGAGGAGCGGCTCAAGCGGCGGATCATCGACGGCGAGCGCAACGGCCTGGAGGCCGACCTGGACACCGCGATGGCCGAGGGCCGCACGCCGCTGTCCATCATCAACGACCTGCTGCTGGACGGCATGAAGGTGGTCGGCGAGCTGTTCGGCTCGGGTCAGATGCAGCTGCCGTTCGTGCTCCAGTCCGCCGAGGTGATGAAGACCGCGGTGGCCTACCTGGAACCGCACATGGAGAAGGCCGACGACGACGGCAAGGGCCGGATCGTGCTCGCCACCGTCAAGGGCGACGTGCACGACATCGGCAAGAACCTGGTCGACATCATCCTGTCCAACAACGGCTACGACGTGGTCAACATCGGCATCAAGCAGCCGATCAACGCGATCCTCGACGCGGCCGAGGAGCACCGGGCCGACGCCATCGGCATGTCCGGGCTGCTGGTGAAGAGCACGGTCATCATGAAGGAGAACCTGGCCGAGATGGCGTCGCGCGGCGTCGCCGAACGGTGGCCGGTGCTGCTCGGCGGGGCGGCACTGACCCGGGCGTACGTCGAGGACGACCTGCGGGCGATCTACCCGGGGCAGGTGCACTACGCCCGGGACGCGTTTGAGGGCCTGTCGCTGATGGACCGGGTGATGACGGCCAAGCGGGCCGGCGCGCCGGTGGTGGACCCGGAGCGGGAGGCCGCGCTGGCGGCCCGCCGGGAGCGTCGGGAGCGGCAGCGCGCGCAGGTCCGCGAGGCGCTGCCCGAGCTGGACGACGCCTCGGTGCGCTCCGACGTGGCGGTGCAGCAGGCGGTGCCCACGCCGCCGTTTCTCGGCACCCGGGTGGTCAAGGGTGTGCCGCTGGCCGACTACGCGGCGCTGCTCGACGAGCGGGCCACGTTCCTGGGGCAGTGGGGGCTGCGCGGCGCCCGGGGCGGCACGGGTCCGACCTACGAGGAGCTGGTGGAGACCGAGGGCCGGCCCCGGCTGCGTTACTGGCTGGACCGGCTGATCGCCGACCAGGTGTTGGAGGCGGCCGTGGTGTACGGCTACTTCCCGGCGTACTCCGAGGGCAACGACCTGGTGGTGCTGGACGAGAACGGGCACAGCGAGCGCGCCCGGTTCTCCTTCCCCCGGCAGCGGCAGGAACGCCGGCTGTGCCTGGCGGACTTCTTCCGCCCCAAGGGCGACCAGTTGGACGTGGTGGCGTTGCAGCTCGTCACCGTGGGGCAGCCGATCAGCGAGTACACGGCGAAGATGTTCGCCGCGAACGAGTACCGCGACTACCTGGAGGTGCACGGCCTGTCGGTGCAGCTCACCGAGGCGCTGGCGGAGTACTGGCACCGGCGCATCCGGTCGGAGCTGGTGCTGCCGGGCGGCGGCACGGTCGCCGACGACGACCCGGCCGACCTGGCGGGCCTGCTGCGCACCGACTACCGCGGCTGCCGGTACGCGTTCGGCTATCCGGCCTGCCCGGACCTGGAGGACCGGGCGAAGATCGTGCAGTTGCTCGGCGCGGCGCGGATCGGCGTGCAGTTGTCGGAGGAGTTCCAGCTCGTGCCGGAGCAGGCCACCGACGCGATCGTGGTGCACCACCCGGAGGCGAACTACTTCAACGCCAAGTAG
- a CDS encoding PAC2 family protein, giving the protein MTEFDGLPVLRSPVAIAAFEGWNDAADASTAAVEHLEQVWQARQVTELDPEDFYDFQVSRPTITMADGETRRVEWPTTRFMVASPEGTERDVVLIRGIEPSMRWRTFCEQVLEICHSLEVERVVLLGALLADVPYTRPLPISGSASDADAAKRYQLTPTRYDGPTGIVGVLHDACTRAEVDAVSFWVHVPHYANNPPCPKATLALLHRVEEVLDLPVPMADLAEEAAEWEQRVRSAAEQDAELGEYVRELEERVGDAGITPLTGDEIAQEFEKYLRRRGGSAGPTAGSW; this is encoded by the coding sequence GTGACCGAGTTCGACGGGCTGCCGGTACTGCGCTCACCGGTCGCGATCGCGGCCTTCGAGGGCTGGAACGACGCCGCGGACGCCTCCACCGCCGCCGTGGAGCACCTCGAACAGGTCTGGCAGGCCCGGCAGGTGACCGAGTTGGACCCGGAGGACTTCTACGACTTCCAGGTGAGCCGGCCGACCATCACCATGGCCGACGGGGAGACCCGGCGGGTCGAGTGGCCCACCACCCGCTTCATGGTGGCCAGCCCGGAGGGCACCGAGCGGGACGTGGTGCTGATCCGCGGCATCGAGCCGAGCATGCGCTGGCGCACGTTCTGCGAGCAGGTGCTGGAGATCTGCCACAGCCTGGAGGTCGAGCGGGTGGTGCTGCTCGGCGCGTTGCTGGCCGACGTGCCCTACACCCGGCCGCTGCCGATCAGCGGCAGCGCGTCCGACGCCGACGCGGCCAAGCGCTACCAGCTCACCCCCACCCGCTACGACGGGCCGACCGGCATCGTCGGGGTGCTGCACGACGCCTGCACCCGCGCCGAGGTGGACGCGGTGTCGTTCTGGGTGCACGTGCCGCACTACGCCAACAACCCGCCCTGCCCGAAGGCGACGCTGGCGCTGCTGCACCGCGTCGAGGAGGTGCTCGACCTGCCGGTGCCGATGGCCGACCTGGCCGAGGAGGCCGCCGAGTGGGAGCAGCGGGTGCGCAGCGCCGCCGAGCAGGACGCCGAGCTCGGCGAGTACGTGCGGGAGTTGGAGGAACGCGTCGGCGACGCCGGCATCACGCCGTTGACCGGTGACGAGATCGCGCAGGAGTTCGAGAAGTACCTGCGCCGCCGTGGCGGCTCCGCCGGGCCCACCGCGGGTTCCTGGTAG